The Eremothecium cymbalariae DBVPG#7215 chromosome 7, complete sequence genome contains the following window.
AGTGGTGCTAAGTTAGATGGTTGGTCACCACCAGTCGCAAGAGTACCGATGAAATTTTTGTCCAGTATCACATTACTAGAATTAACGTTTGGCCAGGTAACACTCGCATTGGTATTTGTAGTCATGTTCTTAGATAACGATGAATTACCTGATAGAATCTGTCTTTGAAATTGTAGAATTTGTGAGATCATTGAATTCATGTTATTTAGCTCATTCCTTAAACATAGCAATTTCTCGTTCAATATACAGTTTTCTTTAGAAGCCTTACTATTCATCTCATCAAACTTTTCCCCCATCTTGACCACTATAGTATTATACCAGTCAAAGTTTATAGCTTCGCTGTCAAGCTGTCTTTTCAAATCAGTTTTTAGCTTCAAAAACATTCCTGAATGAAAAAGCTTCTGATCATGCTGTCTTATAACAGACTGTAATGCAGGTAGTTCATTAGTACACTCGAGATATGCCATGTCTTGTAGGAGGCACTCAGAAAGATATTCAAAGAGTTCAACAAGAGAATGTAACCGGTAATTTACTCTATCATGTTTGTCCATGTCTTCCTTCAATTGTCCCAACCAATTATAAACAGAACTCTTGGCACTATCCGGTAACGATACTGACGTCcttattattttactaGACATTGAGTGATTTTGAGATGTTGTCTTCGCGGGAGCCCCTTCAAGATCAAAGTaatttaatgaagaacGAGATAATAATCTGGTTTTCGAAAAGGTATCCAATTTAACTTTGTTACTGCTGTCACCACCCCAGGTTAAGTAAAAGTACAacgaaacaaaaaatatcgGACACCTTCCAATCTCCTTTTCCCTAGATACAGTACCAAAGTACTTGTAGTAAGTAGAGtcatctttcaattttctCAGAGTCAACGAATGCGGATACGTCTGATCCAATATCAAATCCACCAACGTCAGGTTTTCAGCTGATACCTTATCTCGTACATGGAAGtattgaaatattatatagCTGGCAACCTCATCAATCTTGAACCGTTCGGATTTGCCGAACTGCTCGAGATTAACACTGTCAGTTCCCTTATGTGCGGATACACTAGACCTCGGTGACGGAGTGGGGTTGGGTAACGGAGAATCTAACGGTTTTACCATCGAAGAAGACAATCCAGTAGGGTAAGTGTCATTGACAACAGTTCCAGAGGTAGAAACTTGCAACATCGAATCGTTAAACCAATCATTTAAATTAGTAGCCAAATTAATGTTATCCATctgttgaaaagaaaaaaattaaaaattataGATAATTATTAAGATACAGCAGGACTACCGGATCCCTCCACTGGGAATCAATCCAACTATTCTAAAATACTGGATTCCTATTAAAAAAGACTCCTTTCAGGTAGTTGAAATCCCTTTTACAAAATGTTCCACTCTGTGTTCTGTCTGAAAAGTTCTATCCAATTGAAGGAAAGGCCGAAAGCTTACCGAACCAATATATTTTATGGGATTCAAAAACACAGGAATCCCTTTCCAACAGTCTTTTCACAGTATCCCTCGAGCAACAGTAACTTAGAACTCTATAGCGCCCGGTATTCCGTGATTCATCCATTTAAGTAAACTCATCCCGCAAATTCTTTACGTACCAGGTGGTACTTAAATTTTGATTCGATGGAGAAGACCTGCATTTGTGCGTCGTTGTCTAAGAGTGACAGAGaatttatttcttcaaaaaagcaAACAGAATCAAAGCGATGCTGTCACACTGGAAGCTGGCATCCAGAACGTTGAGCTACTTCCGGGAGGGCCGAGACGCATAAGAGGATGGATTTGGTATGAATGACCGTTGGCAGTGAGACTTTGCACGTAGGATCTGCTATAACTGTTGGGACGACTTCGAGTGACCCGTCTCTGTCTATAAGAGGCAGAAGGAGAAGATAGTTACTTGTGTTTGCTCTTGTCCGGATAATCAGTAAGGAGACTTTAGACAGACTCTAAAAGCTACAGATCTGTAAAATTCAGTAGGCCGGTGGACCGCATATACCACGGTTCATTCTTGTGTGTATGTAGAACAAAACCGTTGTACTCCGGGTCAGTAATAAATAGGCGAATAATGCTAACTTTGAAGGATTCTCGAGTTCATTCGAAAATATCGATGTTGTGCAAAACGAAGTCATATTCCAACTTGTAGGCAGAGAACAGACTATAGATACCTGCACCATACTAGAAGTCCTTGGAGCAGGAGGATACTAGGTGTTTTTACTAGATTTCAACCGTCAATTTGTAGATCGtttttagaaaataaaGGGCACACACACTCTGTGTCTGTGCCCCGCAGGAAAGAGAGAAAATCAGTCGTATAGTCGCAGCTCCACTTGGCAGCATTTCCAGTCGTGAGCAAATTAAGGGCAGGAGGATGGCTGCTATGCAGCCATACTGCCACTCTTCAAGCTATGTGGTGGTGATACTTAGGTATAGTGTCGTGTTTGACGAGCATATGCAAAACGATGCATGAAATTCTCTAAAACAGCAAATTTCTAAATCTATAGATcgaaaacaacaacaagaactCAAAAGGATAATATTTTAGCGCTATTAATTATAAAAGGAACCCAGAAATGTCTCAGAGGGGTCAAAAACAACCTACTAAATCTTCGCAGAATAATATACGACCACAGGGTCAACAACAGGGTTCTgcgtcgtcgtcgtcgcAGGCGGCGAGGCCTAGCAGTGGATTCTCAGCATCTGATTTAAATAGGATTGTTTTGGAGTATTTGAATAAGAAGGGATACCATAGAACAGAACAAATGCTCCGTGTGGAGTCTTCTCGGACATTAACACCAGTTGCTAAAACTTCGGTTGCCAGTAATACCTTACCTCAGCAACCATCTGGCACGAATCAGGACATTTCAACGAATGGGAAGCCTGTGTCTAATCCATCAGCACCTTTAAAGAGGGATGCCAATGGTAACTTGATTCACCAGGGACAAGTCACCCCTCAGCATTATTTCAGGGCATATGCGATGTTAAAAAATTGGGTTGATTCATCTTTAGAGATGTATAAGCCAGAGCTATCGCGAATACTGTATCCGATTTTCACATATGTCTTTCTTACTTTAGTTTCGAAGGATCCAGTTCAGGCGAGAAGGTTTTTCGACAAATATTCACACGACTATAAAGCTGTACATGGTACTGAGATTAACAAATTGTTTAGTGTCAATTCGGTAGATCATATCAAAGAGAATGAACTTGCTCAAGGGTTTCAATCAAACAAATATCGTGTTTCAATATCTCGTACGACGTTGAACCTGCTgctatattttttaaatgagAATGAGAGTGTAGGAGGGTCTTTGTTGATTTCTATTATTAATCAAAACTTAGAGCCCAATGCTGTGGACAATATTACATCTCAAGAAACATTAACTGATGGTATCAAAGATATTTCTGCAGGTGCTATTGATGTAGAAAGCCATAATTCGGTTCCTGTCAAACTAGGTCCTTTCCCCAGGGATCAGGAATTTACTAAAGAAGTTGAGGTTGAGTTAAAGAGAAAAGACGATCAGGAAGGTGAAAACGGTCTTGAtgaaaatagaaaaacCTTAGTAGAGGAGTATAAATCAATTCTCGGTCAAGATGTGAGTAGCTTGGGTCCCAATGCAGGTCAGCTAGACTCCATTATGAGTACAAAGCACGATGAGACAGATGCTATGccagaaaaaaaggaatcCGACGACAAGTCTGCTGATAAAGTAGTTGCTCCCAGTTCTTCTGGTCAATCGATGGGAAATACGTCAGTAGGACCAAATGCTTCCAATCCAACTATAGTTGCAGCCACTCCTAATGCACCTGCTGACCTTTCAAACCCCGTTATGGAGTCCCCTACAAAAGAGATGCTACCATTACCACCGAAAACTGCATTGGATTTAAAGTTGGAAATTCAGAAGGTTCGTGAATCCCGTGATGCTATAAAGTTAGATAACTTGCAGACATCAGCTCCAAGTGTTTGTATGTATACCTTCCACAACACAAATCGTGATATGACATCTTTACAATTCAGTGAGGATTCCAGACTAGTAGCTGCGGGCTTTCAAGACAGCCACATCAAAATATGGTCGTTGGATGGTACTCCGCTAGAAAGTAAATTACCTTCAAAGTCCAAAGAAGCAAGTAATACGACAACTCTAATCGGACATAGTGGACCAGTGTACTCCGTATCTTTTAGCCCTGATAACAGGTATCTGGTTTCTGCATCAGAAGATAAAACAGTACGGCTGTGGTCACTAGACACCTTTACTTGTTTAGTTAGCTACAAGGGTCATAATCATCCAGTTTGGGACGTCAAGTTTTCTCCTTTAGGTCACTACTTTGCCACTGTTTCCCATGACCAAACAGCTAGACTATGGTCATGTGATCATATTTATCCACTAAGAATATTTGCTGGTCATTTGAATGACGTGGACTGCGTTGCGTTTCATCCAAATGGTACATATGTTCTTACAGGTTCCAGTGACAAAACATGTAGAATGTGGGATATCCAAACTGGTGACTCTGTGCGTTTATTTTTAGGGCATACAGCAAGtgttgtttctgttgcAGTGTCGCCTGACGGTAGGTGGTTAACTACAGGTTCAGAAGATGGAGTTATAATAGTATGGGATATTGGTACTGGTAAAAGAATTAAGCAAATGAGAGGACACGGTAAGAGCGCTGTTAATTCCTTATCCTTCAACAAGGAGGGGAACATATTAGTCAGTGGTGGAGCTGATCAGTCAGTTCGTGTATGGGATCTAAAGAAATTCACCAACGAGCCTGCTTTAGAACCGGAGCAACCATACTCAGGTTATTCGGGCGATATGGAAACAAGCGTAAATCAGGATGTGAAGGAATATGGGCGCAGAAGGACCGTATTCCCCACCCAAGATTTAGTGGCCTCATTCCACACAAAGAAGACACCAATATACACCGTTAAATTTACAAGAACAAACTTGGTTTTAGCGGGCGGTGCATTTACTGAGTAAACAGATAACTGGTAAATTTTCTTCTAATATTAGTACTTTTTTTAGTTAATTGTCattataataaatatacaCTGAAATTAAATAAGAGTCCTATAATGCAATCATTAATCTAGTATAGGAATTTTGGCATCCCACGTAGAGAGTAACTGGTGTCCCCTATAATAGTTCCGTTGCCAATGTATGAAATACCAAGGtaatatgaatataaaggCTATTGACAACGTCACCATAGGTAAAGAGTAAGACCAGCCAAGTGTCATGGTAATAAAAGTGTACACAATAACATGAGTCACTGCAATAATGATGCTATATGCAATGTAGTTCCGTTCGAACCTGAGTTTGGATTCGAAAGAAGGtagaaatatattcagCTCTATGCAAATCaagagaaaacaaaataccTCTGGTGTGGTGTTCAATCTTGAAGCTAGAACAGTGACATTTGAAAGTAGAATATTCGTCGGTAGAACAGAGGACTTAGAACATGAAAGGCACACCACATAAATGATCGTTAACCAAGACGACAAATTCCAAATGGAGTCAGAGGTAGTAGTTCTTGAAAgtgttttcaaaattggcGATAAGGTTAGCATCGTAAAAACAATAATCATTGATGACTTAAGATTAGAAACAGAATGATatgagaaagaagaaaacagaGTAGTGATACCTGCCAATGCTATAGGTGAATAGTGATAACGATAAACTAGGATGaatataacatatattAGTGAGCTGTTAACCAAAGTGTGGTGGAATGTAAGAAAGTCTATCATCACAGTGAAATAGTCGGAGCATCCTTGGCTATTGGGCTTCGGACACTTAATCTCACTGAGCACCTCTAAAAACTTCGAATCAGTATAATTATCTGGATACGGCTGCTTCAACCAGAGCAACCTCTGCCATTCAATACaatcattatattcatcaaGTAAATTTGTATGCTCTCGCTTCATTAGTTCCTTTTGTTCTGAAACTAACATGTTCATCTCAAAAGGCCATCCGTACACTAAAAGTAGCGAACATGTTGTTCAGACACCAAAAACGCAAGAAAGCGATAAAGACAACATAACAAAAATTGACTTCGAAAACGGCCTCTCTGAAAGGGGGATCATAAGGATTATGAGTTACAGTCAAGAATCCCTTAGCGTGGAAAGTGCTGATAACCAGGCAACGAGGTCTCAAAATACAGTAAGAACCCTACCAGTAACAGTAGATGGCACAGAAAACGCGAAGCCGATTGTTGACTACAAAGATAAACTATGGACTGAAATTGATGTCTTGGATGATGTGAAGCGAATGGCTGAGGATAGAAAACTGTTTAATGGCTTTCCAGAAGGTTTTGAATCACATTTGGAGAACATACGCAAATCGCATGCGACTTTGTTGAACGCACTTAAGAATACGTCCGCAGACAATTTGGAAGAACAGCAAGCTCAAATTGTGGCCGTAATGAAGCAGACAGAGACATTCAGAGATAAATAGTAGTTGTATGCAAAATACACCCTGCGTCGTAGCCATCTAAACTGGTTGTTATTAATACCAGTTAAATTATGTCACGTGCTTATCACATGGTGTTACCCGGCGTTTGAACTTCCAGCTACCGTTAGCTTCCTGTTTCTAATAACAGCAGAACTTTCAGCCTCACGTTTTCGATAAATTCAGAGAAAGCCGTTCTttaatttggaaaatggaACCCGGACGCACTTAATTACACTCCTGATGATTGACATCACAACGATTACAAACATTTTCTGTTTGTTTGGgatttcatatttatttgtAAGAGCCCCTTTTGCAAATAAGTAGAAGCTATAAGCTTTATTTGATCTAAATTGGCACTTAGAACGTCCTAAAGGGCAGTTGATAATTGAGcgaaatatatatatattataatgGTTTCTGAAAAGACTTTTTCCAGCTTTAAGTTGGCCAGTGAATTGCCTTCATGGGGTAAACTACAAAGTTTGTACAATGACAAGGGTAAGAGGTTGTCCGTGAAGGAGGAGTTTTCGTCTGACCCTGCACGGTTTGAGAAATTATCCAAGACTTTTGTTAACTATGATGGTTCTAAaattttgtttgatttctCCAAGAACTTAGTTGACGATGAGATTTTGTCTGCATTGATTGCATTGGCTAAAGAGGCTAAAGTAACAGAGTTGAGAGACTCCATGTTTGCTGGGGAGCATATTAACTTTACCGAGGACCGTGCTGTGTACCATGTTGCGTTGAGAAACAGGGCCAACAAGGAGATGTTTGTGGATGGCACCAATGTTGCTCCAGGGGTCGATTCTGTTTTGCAGCATATGAAAGAATTCTCTGAACAAGTACGCTCCGGAGAATGGAAAGGTTTCACTGGTAAGGCAATCACTGACGTCGTTAACATTGGAATTGGTGGTTCTGACTTAGGTCCTGTTATGGTTACTGAGGCTTTAAAGCACTACGCGGGGCCCTTAAAGGTACACTTTGTTTCTAACATTGATGGTACTCACTTGGCTGAAGCTTTGAAGGTCGTTGATCCAGAGACTACCTTGTTTCTAATCGCTTCCAAGACTTTTACCACTGCGGAGACTATCACTAATGCCAATTCCGCAAAAAGCTGGTTTTTGTCCAAGACTGGTAACAATCCGGCTTATATTGCCAAACACTTTGCTGCGTTGTCTACGAACGAAGCTGAAGTTGCTAAATTTGGCATTGACACTAAGAATATGTTTGGATTTGAAGGCTGGGTCGGTGGTCGTTACTCAGTTTGGTCTGCCATTGGTTTGTCAGTAGCCTTGTATATTGGATTTGATAACTTTGACGCATTCTTGAAGGGTGCGGAAGCTGTAGACAAACATTTCACTGAGACGCCACTAGAGGATAACATCCCATTGTTGGGAGGGTTGCTATCTGTGTGGTACAACAATTTCCACAATGCTCAAACCCATCTAGTCGCTCCATTT
Protein-coding sequences here:
- the GCR1 gene encoding transcription regulator GCR1 (similar to Ashbya gossypii AEL245W); its protein translation is MDNINLATNLNDWFNDSMLQVSTSGTVVNDTYPTGLSSSMVKPLDSPLPNPTPSPRSSVSAHKGTDSVNLEQFGKSERFKIDEVASYIIFQYFHVRDKVSAENLTLVDLILDQTYPHSLTLRKLKDDSTYYKYFGTVSREKEIGRCPIFFVSLYFYLTWGGDSSNKVKLDTFSKTRLLSRSSLNYFDLEGAPAKTTSQNHSMSSKIIRTSVSLPDSAKSSVYNWLGQLKEDMDKHDRVNYRLHSLVELFEYLSECLLQDMAYLECTNELPALQSVIRQHDQKLFHSGMFLKLKTDLKRQLDSEAINFDWYNTIVVKMGEKFDEMNSKASKENCILNEKLLCLRNELNNMNSMISQILQFQRQILSGNSSLSKNMTTNTNASVTWPNVNSSNVILDKNFIGTLATGGDQPSNLAPLNMIPSLTHQSIIDVSKRKLPLPSSPRDPASNPLKKFKLDERTNDTPSSAPGVTGLTMDSLLSRGISSPRIPIASLTAVPIIPPTSVSNASTPQQPNGQIPRVFSVSNSAVGSPNIPTGSSKQDALLSGISTNTLIGANTELSARIIATKKADQQTISAGSDGGGRPNESIKYKLSRENKTIWDLYTEWYIGLNGKPSIKSLIERYGWRRWKVSDDSHFFPTRRIIINYIEKECDRGFTLGKYPSTMERNVAKKLVVKDLENFRVNNGLTLNSISLYFRNLTRESREICIYNNFEDWSLLVIPDKEKNRYCKRRQGLVA
- the TAF5 gene encoding chromatin modification protein (similar to Ashbya gossypii AEL246C): MSQRGQKQPTKSSQNNIRPQGQQQGSASSSSQAARPSSGFSASDLNRIVLEYLNKKGYHRTEQMLRVESSRTLTPVAKTSVASNTLPQQPSGTNQDISTNGKPVSNPSAPLKRDANGNLIHQGQVTPQHYFRAYAMLKNWVDSSLEMYKPELSRILYPIFTYVFLTLVSKDPVQARRFFDKYSHDYKAVHGTEINKLFSVNSVDHIKENELAQGFQSNKYRVSISRTTLNLLLYFLNENESVGGSLLISIINQNLEPNAVDNITSQETLTDGIKDISAGAIDVESHNSVPVKLGPFPRDQEFTKEVEVELKRKDDQEGENGLDENRKTLVEEYKSILGQDVSSLGPNAGQLDSIMSTKHDETDAMPEKKESDDKSADKVVAPSSSGQSMGNTSVGPNASNPTIVAATPNAPADLSNPVMESPTKEMLPLPPKTALDLKLEIQKVRESRDAIKLDNLQTSAPSVCMYTFHNTNRDMTSLQFSEDSRLVAAGFQDSHIKIWSLDGTPLESKLPSKSKEASNTTTLIGHSGPVYSVSFSPDNRYLVSASEDKTVRLWSLDTFTCLVSYKGHNHPVWDVKFSPLGHYFATVSHDQTARLWSCDHIYPLRIFAGHLNDVDCVAFHPNGTYVLTGSSDKTCRMWDIQTGDSVRLFLGHTASVVSVAVSPDGRWLTTGSEDGVIIVWDIGTGKRIKQMRGHGKSAVNSLSFNKEGNILVSGGADQSVRVWDLKKFTNEPALEPEQPYSGYSGDMETSVNQDVKEYGRRRTVFPTQDLVASFHTKKTPIYTVKFTRTNLVLAGGAFTE
- the GPI2 gene encoding phosphatidylinositol N-acetylglucosaminyltransferase (similar to Ashbya gossypii AEL247W), with protein sequence MNMLVSEQKELMKREHTNLLDEYNDCIEWQRLLWLKQPYPDNYTDSKFLEVLSEIKCPKPNSQGCSDYFTVMIDFLTFHHTLVNSSLIYVIFILVYRYHYSPIALAGITTLFSSFSYHSVSNLKSSMIIVFTMLTLSPILKTLSRTTTSDSIWNLSSWLTIIYVVCLSCSKSSVLPTNILLSNVTVLASRLNTTPEVFCFLLICIELNIFLPSFESKLRFERNYIAYSIIIAVTHVIVYTFITMTLGWSYSLPMVTLSIAFIFILPWYFIHWQRNYYRGHQLLSTWDAKIPILD
- a CDS encoding DUF5315 domain-containing protein (similar to Ashbya gossypii AEL248C) — encoded protein: MSYSQESLSVESADNQATRSQNTVRTLPVTVDGTENAKPIVDYKDKLWTEIDVLDDVKRMAEDRKLFNGFPEGFESHLENIRKSHATLLNALKNTSADNLEEQQAQIVAVMKQTETFRDK
- the PGI1 gene encoding glucose-6-phosphate isomerase (similar to Ashbya gossypii AEL249C), with the translated sequence MVSEKTFSSFKLASELPSWGKLQSLYNDKGKRLSVKEEFSSDPARFEKLSKTFVNYDGSKILFDFSKNLVDDEILSALIALAKEAKVTELRDSMFAGEHINFTEDRAVYHVALRNRANKEMFVDGTNVAPGVDSVLQHMKEFSEQVRSGEWKGFTGKAITDVVNIGIGGSDLGPVMVTEALKHYAGPLKVHFVSNIDGTHLAEALKVVDPETTLFLIASKTFTTAETITNANSAKSWFLSKTGNNPAYIAKHFAALSTNEAEVAKFGIDTKNMFGFEGWVGGRYSVWSAIGLSVALYIGFDNFDAFLKGAEAVDKHFTETPLEDNIPLLGGLLSVWYNNFHNAQTHLVAPFDQYLHRFPAYLQQLSMESNGKTATRGNVFADYSTGSILFGEPATNAQHSFFQLVHQGTKLIPADFILAAQSHNPIEGKLHQKMLASNFFAQAEALMVGKNEGEVKAEGTTGGLIPHKIFSGNRPTTSILAQKITPAALGALIAYYEYVTFTEGAIWNINSFDQWGVELGKVLAKVIGKELDTAETVSSHDSSTNGLISQFKQWM